TATAGATGCATCAAGCCACTCAGCATAAGCATTTCAATCAAAAACCAAATATAATAAACCAGGAAAACCTACAAAGCAGTCTATCAATACCTGATAGGAGTCTTATTTCCAGGACTAATAGCACAGGGATCAGCATCGAGAAGCATCTTAACCACGTCTCTCATAGTTGGACGCAGTGAAGGAAGTTTAGTAGTACAGAGGATAGCAATACTCAAAACCTTCATCATATCAGCTTTAGCAGAATCTATCACCCTTCGATCAAGAACTTCAAGGACGTCTTCCCGGCCATTGAGATGACTTGAGACCCAATAAACGATATCTTTCCCTTCTCCATACTCAGCTTCAATTGGACTTCTACCAGTCACTAATTCTAGCAGGACAACACCGAAACTATATACATCACTCTTTTCAGTAACCTTGAGAGAATATGCTAGTTCTGAAAGGAAAGttgagagaaaacaaaaaaaggttaGTAGATATTCCTAGATCAGTAGGAATATATGGACTTGGCAAGAAATTAAACAATCAACTTACTTACAATCTACTTCTGGATCTTTATTATTAAAGACAGGGGAACCAGACACACCTTGCTCCTCAATGGTTAACAAAATTCAAAAGAGATAAAACTTGGGAGTATGATTTTTCAGAATACCACAATCAATTATTATGCCTAGATTCCCTCAATAAACTGGCTAATTCaagtaaattttaatcatggtgAAGCTTGAGCCTTCAGCACCCTTAATTGATGATGCAATGCACCTCTCAACAAGGAGCTGCTAGCATTAGATAAAACTGTTcttagtttgttgttgttttcttATCCTCTTGTTGTATACAATTTCTCTTGTGAGCTTGAGCTCTTGTTAAACTGTCGCATGCAACTGTTGAAATTATCAATAGAAATACAAGGATTATACAGAGTGAGGGTGTGACACCCAATTCTTTTCCATATTCTAGCAATTAGTAAATAGTGGTATTATTCTTATGGAAGGAAGGCAAATTTCATAAAATGCATTCGAAACAGAGATATTGAGGACATTCCGAAATAAAGCAGTTTTGGAACTCACCAGGAGCAATATAACCATGAGTGCCAGCAAAACAGCTTGAATCCATCCCAGACTCTTCTACAACCTTTGCAATCCCAAAATCAGCAATTTTTGGCTCATAATCCTCAGCAAGTAAAATGTTTGCTGATTTAATGTCTCTATGGGTAATGGGTGGTGAGCAATCATGGTGAAGATAAGAAATACCCTTTGCAGCTCCCAAAGCAATTCTATACCGTCGATCCCAGTTTAATTCTGGATTCCCACACTTGATTTGTCTGTGAAGAGCTTGAAACAGGTTCCCATTCTCCATGTACTCATAAACCAGATAGCTTGATCCCCCTCGCATCAAGCACGCATATAGCTTCAGTATATTTTTATGTCTGATCTTACCCAAAATCTCCATTTCTGCTTTTAGCACCTTCACTTGTTTTCCCTTCCACAGTTGCTTTACAGCAAATGTCCCTctattcttcttcaaatccaatCGATAGACTCTTCCTGTGCTTCCAATTCCAATCAAATTCTCCTCCTCCAAACTACATATTTCATCTGCATTTAATTGTGTTGGATGAAAGGACTCAAGTTTCCAGTTTGGATCTTTCTCCTGCCCCTTTTcaagattttccaaataagactCATGCTTCCTGTAGttcacaaggaaaatgccagcaAAAATAACAACCAGGGCTGATGACATTATGCATAACAATGCCAATTTATTTGCAGCAATTTTGTTACTGCGTCGGTTTCCACTACAAACACTGATTAaagatctcatctcatctccCAATTTTTTATCAATACAGAGATTCAAGTTCTCTAAAAATGCCTGGTCGCCACCCATCACGAGAAGGTCAGAAGGAACTCTTCCTGACAAGTGGTTTTTGGAAAAATCAATGGCACTCAACTTCAGTTTCGCTAAATTTTCTGGAATCAAACCTGAAAGCTTGTTTTGTGATAGATTCAGTGAATTCAAAGAGTTCAACATAGCAAGTGTTTCAGGGATATTACCACTcagagaatttccagcaagattcAAGTCTACTAATCCAGTACATTGACCCAATTCTGATGGTATTGGTCCTGATAATGAGTTCTCTTCCAAATGCAAGGATGACAGTTGCTTCAGGTCTCCAATTTGAGAAGGTATCCCACCAGAGAAACTATTATAACTTGCAGACAATTTCTCCAACCGGGAAAGATTGCCCAGTTCTGATGGAAGCACTCCTGAGAACTTGTTGTTCTGTAAGAGTAGCTGATTCAAACTTGCAGAAATCCCTATGTCCGAAGATATTCCTCCTCTGAAGTCATTATCTCCAAAATCTATGATTTTTGCAGAAGGTAGTCCCCAGATCCCATCAGCAATCATCCCAGACAAGCGGTTCTTACTTACCCTGAACCTCTCCAGTGTCTTACATTCAGCATAAGATTCTGGAAGATCCCCAGAGAAGTTGTTATCCAAAGCAAGTAAGAACTGCAACATTTTGCTTTCACACAAGAATGTGGGGAACTGACCAGAAAACTTGTTCTCAGATATGTCTATGCTTTTCAGCGGAGAGAACCGGCCAAAGTTTACTGGAAATACTCCCGAAAAGTTGTTTCTGTAGATAGAAAAGGCCTCCAGATGCTGCAAATCCCCAAACCCAGAAGGGAGTTCTCCTGTGAAATAGTTTTCATACAATTGGAAGACCACCAAATTCTTCAGATTACCGATCTCAGCAGGAACTTCTCCAGACATCTGGTTCTTAGAAATGTCGAATTCACGCAGAAGTGTGAGCTTTGCAAGCTCAGGTGGGATATCTCCAGTGAAATTGTTCATAAAGAGCTCGATCTTGTTGAGACGCTGCAAATTTGAAATCGCTGTTGGGATCTCACCTGAGAGACTGTTGGTTGACAAATCTAATGTTTCAAGGGCTTTAAGTCCAAAAATGGACTGTGGAATCACCCCCCTCAAATTAACCCCAGCCAAATAAAGCCATGTCAAGTGCTTCAAATTTCCCAAACTCTCAGGAATTTCACCCTCATCGAAGTCATTCTGACCAAGGCCCAGCGAAACCAAGTTGGTTAATTTCCCAACCCAATTTGGGAATCCACCAGAAAAATAGTTAAAAGACAAATCAAGAATCTCCAAGCTTCTCAATGCTGAAAGATCTGGTGGGGTACCCTTCAGATTATTTCCTGTGAGATTGAGAACTCGAAGATTGGTGCAGTTAATCAACTCAAAAGGAAGTTCACCAGAAATCGAATTCGATGGAAGAACAAGGGAATTCAGACTTTGGAGGGCAGAGATGGCTGGAGATATTTCGCCGGAAAGCGATTTGTTCTCGAAGGAGATACCTGTGACTCGGCCGGATACCGGATCGCAAGAAACCCCAGTGAAATTGCAGGGAGAGTCAGATTCTTTCCAAGTTGCCAGAGAATTTAAGGGGTCTTTCAGTTGGTTTTTGAATTGAAGGAGAGATTGTGTTTCGACCGTTAAAGCCATGGATGGCGGGAAATTGAggaagaataagagaaaaacCGGTAAGAAGTGAAAGACAAGGTGGCATCTGTCCATTACAAAAGATGAGAAGGGCATGATTGTCATTTTACTACAAGAAAGATTTGCTTTCCTTTTCAATGAATTCTCTCCTCCGTATTGCCTGAAAACCTTTTGACAAGTAAGAGTAATGAACAGTGAGAGGCcatttttatatttcaaaaaaaaaaaaaaaaaaaaaaaacttaatagaATGCAGAAATTTCGATAGGCCAGTCGCCAACTCACTGAGTCAGCCCGGTGACTCGGACAGATCGCTGAACTGTGCCAACGAGAACggaagaaacataaaagaaagGGACATTCCTGCTATTTATCCCAATAAAATGATTTCTATCAGTTTCTACCCTAACCAAACATTATCGTCGAagattatttcattattttcttcattctccctctcggagagtgagaagaagaagaagaagaagccaaaaaGATGGATTTCAAAGCTTAAGTTTGTTTGTCTAGAAACCTACGATTTTTCCACAGAAAACAGTGagtttcccctttttttttttttttggcaggaAACCTCATTTCTCTTATCAACGAAAActagaggagaagaaaaagattgaaaaagctCCAAAGGAAGAATGAAGTTGCGAGCCAGAAGGTCACTGTCTGCTACTACCAAAAACCGCGAAGAACACATGTCACATTCTTATTGGTCCATGGAAAAAAAATAGCGAATAAATGAAAAGGAAAGCTCAGCTTTCTTCCGGATTCCCTGAAGAAATAAAAGTTGCAGAACCCGAAAACATTCccttataaattattaaaagaaaaaaaaattaactttcAGAGCTCAGAATCCATGTTTTTTGGAGGAAATTATTCTGAAAAAGCAGAATCCACAAAAACcatttataaaagaaaagaagtttcTTACCTTAGAACTCTGGTTCTGCAATGTTCCATCTTCTTTCAGAGTTCTTCTTCGAGCTCTGATTCAATATGACTTCAAAAAAGCTGATAGAAGCATAGAAAAAACTATTCCTTTTCAACTTCCCAAGAAATTCTAATATTTTCTATTACTCTGTAAATCCCCAAAAAAAGTTCCGTCCAAATACTCCTCCAGAGCTCGGGTGCCTCAAAAATCAGCTATGGTATATCCAATGGGCAATGACTAATGGTTAACAGACAAGAGTACCTATCAAAGAAGGGTAGAGACTAGAGAGTTTCTGTTATGGCGTCTATAGGGTTTGAATTTGGCGATTATCGAgaacccagagagagagagagagagagaggatccaAAGAAGGGAAGGTGTCGTGTTTTAATGGAGACAAAGCATAAAGGGATGAAGGGTCCCCCACCGTGGAAATCTTTATCTTGAAAATTGCAAAAGAaaggttgaaacttgaaagctgatagtacccaaaaaacaaaaattaatgaGAATAATAATTGAGAGCAAAAAATGGGAGGGaagggaggaaaagaaaaaaaatacgaCTAGTATAATACGAAGTGGCCGACACCAAATACGGTATTGGATTTTGGTCGTTGGTGATGGTCGGCTAAATGCTAATGGCGGTGGCACGTTACATTGGGGAGGACGGTTATAGCAATTAAATTGCTTTaacttggatgataagtaccattGTTTTTCAACAATGAAAGGGGTGTGTGTGATGTGTATATCCGTCATTTCATGGTCCTAAAAGTTGAActattttttgggattggtgtgtggtttgtgtgattatactttcatcaaaaaaagaaaaagggtcatttcacggtcctaaaagttgattatcttttgagattggtgtgtggtttgtgtgattatactttcatccaaaaaagaaaaaacgatgTATGGGTTTAAGTCTCACATCCTGTATGTGTGAGTGTGGTATGTAATGTGTATATTCACCATTCTACGGTCCTAAAAGtcaattaaccttttgggattggtgtgtggtttgtgtaattacactttcatctaaaaaagaaaaaagggtgtGTGGATTTAGTCTCACATCGTGTATATGTGAGTGTGGTATGTGATGTGTATATCTCCCATTCCACGAtcctaaaagtcgattaaccttttgggattggtgagTGGTTTGTGTGATaacattttcatcaaaaaaagaaaaagggatgtgtgggtttagtctcacatcgtGTGTGTCTGAGTATGGTGTGTgatgtgtatatccgccattccacagTCCTAAACATCGGTTAaacttttgggattggtgtgtggtttgtgtgattacactttcatcaaaaaaagaaaaaggggtgtGTGGATTTAGTCTCAcatcgtgtgtgtgtgtgagtgtggtgtgtgatGTGTGATGTGTATATCCGCAATTCCAtggtcctaaaagtcgattaaccttttgggattggtgtttggTTTGTgtagttacactttcatcaaaaaaagaaaaaagggtgtgtgggtttagtctcacatcgtgtgtgcgtgtgtgtgtgagtgtgacTAGTGTGTGTGATGTGTATAaccgccattccacggtcctaaaagtcggttaaccttttgggattggtgtgtggtttgtgtgattacattttcattaaaaaaaaaaatacccttgtTTTCATTGAGTGGAGGAACCAGATGGTTGAACCATGTTAGATTGGTTGGACCATCTACACTAGAAAATGATAATATACATCAGGATATTGagatagcattttttttttttttggtaataactTATTCCGAATTAAAATCCTACCCGACGGGGTGGCGGTGCACATCCggcggcacagcagaggccatgtgtgccacatggcctctgttgtgtcgtcggatgtgcactgtcGTCCTGCCGGTACtgtagaggatcctggtccaaTTTATACCCGCTAGGAGATGCTGAAACTGATGCAATTGAAAGCATGTAACCATTGGTCAACTATGAAAATTGATGAGCATTAACCATTGTAGCAGAGAATGATATGGTGTAACCTCTGGCTGCATGTtgagcatttaaatgtgttACTATTTGAATAGAGTTATGATCATTTAATCAAAAGGCTGATTGAAGGGAACAATCATGAGGAATCACTGTAACGACACTGATAGCTGAGTCACCTTGTTGGTAACCAATATTCATGGCACCGGCGCCTATAAGTCACCCTGTTGGCAATCAATATTTATAACATCAGTGGTTGAGGTCGATGGTGGAGTTGTAGCAGTGTTGGAGGCCCAAGCTTGCAAGTTCTCATACCACAATTTAACAATACTCTCTAAATTGGGAGATGGTCATTCATGAGGAATGTCATGAAATTGTATCCGTATATCAATGTATTTGAAAATCCAAACTCTATCATCACCTGCCATTCTTCTTAGcagaagaaggggagggggagacaAAAAGAATACTACaaccataaaaaaatttaagggtGTAATGATAGGTTGAAACAGTTTGAAAGTTTGATTTAGATGATGGAAAAATTTCTGTTGGAaaagagaacgccacccagTCACGCAGTGCACGTTGCCCCTACGTTCTGACACaagggcatgtgaaatgaccatcgcaAACCCTGGAACCCCGAAAATGACCAGGGGTGCAATTGTCATTTCAAATGCCCCTGTGCCATGGTGCAAGTGTGGTGTGTTTGGCACACCTGGGTGACATTCTTTCCCCCATTTCTATTACACTCCCGTAAACTTATCCTATAATTACTCAAATCTCCGTATTtagaactttttcttttttttttttccgtcaaAAAGCAAACttttgcctctttttctccTATGTTTTGTTAAATTCCTACACTACCCGTCACCTGCATCGTTTCCCCATCTTCACAAGCTCCATAGGTTACGggaatttatcctctcaaatgtCATGTACTGTCCAGTGCACCCACATGACGCATTGGACAGAGCACCacattgagaggataaagatccatcatTCTTAACTATGGTGCACCGTCTAATGTGCCACGTGGATGCACTaggcagtgcaccgcacttgagaggatgaaactaagattttcttccatttctcttctctttaacAGTGAAGAAAAGGTTTTGAACCCTAAGAGTGAGTGATACAACGAGATTGTCTCCTCATTATCCTTGCAACGTTCCCTGTGATGCTGGATTGTGGAAGGtgtagaatttttttaataccCAGAAATAAGA
The sequence above is a segment of the Telopea speciosissima isolate NSW1024214 ecotype Mountain lineage chromosome 7, Tspe_v1, whole genome shotgun sequence genome. Coding sequences within it:
- the LOC122668260 gene encoding receptor protein-tyrosine kinase CEPR2, producing the protein MTIMPFSSFVMDRCHLVFHFLPVFLLFFLNFPPSMALTVETQSLLQFKNQLKDPLNSLATWKESDSPCNFTGVSCDPVSGRVTGISFENKSLSGEISPAISALQSLNSLVLPSNSISGELPFELINCTNLRVLNLTGNNLKGTPPDLSALRSLEILDLSFNYFSGGFPNWVGKLTNLVSLGLGQNDFDEGEIPESLGNLKHLTWLYLAGVNLRGVIPQSIFGLKALETLDLSTNSLSGEIPTAISNLQRLNKIELFMNNFTGDIPPELAKLTLLREFDISKNQMSGEVPAEIGNLKNLVVFQLYENYFTGELPSGFGDLQHLEAFSIYRNNFSGVFPVNFGRFSPLKSIDISENKFSGQFPTFLCESKMLQFLLALDNNFSGDLPESYAECKTLERFRVSKNRLSGMIADGIWGLPSAKIIDFGDNDFRGGISSDIGISASLNQLLLQNNKFSGVLPSELGNLSRLEKLSASYNSFSGGIPSQIGDLKQLSSLHLEENSLSGPIPSELGQCTGLVDLNLAGNSLSGNIPETLAMLNSLNSLNLSQNKLSGLIPENLAKLKLSAIDFSKNHLSGRVPSDLLVMGGDQAFLENLNLCIDKKLGDEMRSLISVCSGNRRSNKIAANKLALLCIMSSALVVIFAGIFLVNYRKHESYLENLEKGQEKDPNWKLESFHPTQLNADEICSLEEENLIGIGSTGRVYRLDLKKNRGTFAVKQLWKGKQVKVLKAEMEILGKIRHKNILKLYACLMRGGSSYLVYEYMENGNLFQALHRQIKCGNPELNWDRRYRIALGAAKGISYLHHDCSPPITHRDIKSANILLAEDYEPKIADFGIAKVVEESGMDSSCFAGTHGYIAPELAYSLKVTEKSDVYSFGVVLLELVTGRSPIEAEYGEGKDIVYWVSSHLNGREDVLEVLDRRVIDSAKADMMKVLSIAILCTTKLPSLRPTMRDVVKMLLDADPCAISPGNKTPIRYSGIVDVGGATLGACTGRAKTTVGGVILGVATGDGVLGMVGVVATARGDETNVTGVVGELLLYHSYYNNEIESFSLLPKPYNSSMTPQNPLSLLLLVTLLSVSTLPPLSSSFSTVAISETSNQTLICALVSQTYLNCTSLTSGTQNPIPSPNASLTAIIAGDGFVCFLRYPSTASVTAVGCYRFSGNGTDLTLKRIYRGAMLNDFDSGNSHVCGIVSGSNSLACWQWNGFSSPNVQNISDIAVGEEFVCMLLESGQIKCSGANTNVVGKEPKGNYSVIEGGSQQTCAISMDGTMVNCWGQISRTLTGNFNSLGLGDNRGCALQSNGTVLCWGENNFALPESLQGVNFLSITGKNRVFCGVLMQNYSLICWGGESLGSGSVVFQTVMPGPCQTQCQCGLLPNYGQFCSQGYICLPCRREDDRSVLYPPTSAPAPALQTSPPNSSSNSGRIASWVVGSVGSFSLIILFCFFLYRFCKRQVCRVHDSGRLDGAAETTTTTPEQGIPQIPPELPENSSFDFTATQGSTRGQKPLPLPATPKLEKRLSHMVSMGSGQLEEFTLEELRKATDDFSNDHKIGSGSFGSVYRATLQDGRDVAIKRAELIVHAGSVKRKEDQDNAFLSEFANLSRLNHKNLVRLYGYCDEANERVLVYEFMVNGTLHDHLHSFHDSPLLSWPARIKVALDAARGIEYLHSYAVPQIIHRDIKSSNILLDSQWIAKVSDFGLSLMGPDDEEAHISLHAAGTVGYIDPAYYKYQQLTKKSDVYSFGVVLIELLSGCKAIHRNEETGVPRNVVDYIVPYIVRDEIHRVLDPKLAPPTPYEIEAVAYVGYIAADCVGQDGRDRPCMNEIVSSLERAMAAITNPNLSRSSTGSSIREVE